In Xylocopa sonorina isolate GNS202 chromosome 3, iyXylSono1_principal, whole genome shotgun sequence, one genomic interval encodes:
- the LOC143422062 gene encoding N-acetylglucosamine-6-sulfatase yields the protein MIIFIICAFINCISLSYSAENIILILADDLDIFLDGMIPMKNTLDLIGSRGMTFSNCFVASPICCPNRASILTGRYQHNHLVVNNSVSGGCSSVEWQKLQEPNTFAGYLKREMLYTTFYAGKYLNQYGSKIVGGPAHVPIGWDWWAGLIGNSKYYNYSLSINGTEKKFGNKESEYLTDVISELATDFIQTRQPNNHPFLMVLAPPAPHSPFTPAMRHIDKYKGVKAKRTPNFNTQTQVDKHWLVQRGPSPLPDDLLPTLDDIYRRRWETLLAVDELVKNVYQILKLQNLLNNTYIIFTSDNGYHIGQFSMPIDKRQPYETDIRVPLLVRGPGIEPSKISAPVSSVDLFDTILEIAGIRRPSDGTSILKKIMPEDRTLLVEYRGEKSRNIPSSGCPTDYDANVALCAKDMACKCQDAVNNTFSCIRRVSADFNNIFCIFEDNKHYIEAYNVTIDQYQMENIGYSMKRHHRYRFRKNLKKMSVCKNEECIVTNMENIYV from the exons ATGATTATTTTCATAATTTGCGCTTTTATAAATTGCATATCCTTATCATATAGTGcagaaaatattatattaattcttGCTGACGATTTGGACATATTTCTTGATGGCATG ataCCAATGAAAAATACATTAGATCTAATTGGAAGCCGTGGTATGACGTTTTCAAATTGT TTTGTTGCTTCTCCTATTTGTTGCCCAAACAGGGCATCAATTTTAACTGGAAGATATCAACATAATCATTTGGTAGTAAATAATTCTGTTAGTGGAGGTTGTAGCAGTGTCGAGTGGCAAAAGCTGCAGGAACCCAATACATTTGCAGGATATTTGAAAAGGGAAATGCTTTATACAACTTTTTATGCTGGAAAGTATTTGAATCAG TATGGCAGCAAAATAGTAGGTGGACCCGCTCATGTACCAATAGGATGGGATTGGTGGGCTGGTCTAATTGGAAATTcaaaatattataattattccTTATCTATAAATGGAACTGAAAAAAAATTTGGAAATAAGGAGTCTGAGTACCTCACTGATGTAATT AGTGAATTGGCTACAGATTTTATTCAAACTCGTCAACCAAACAATCATCCCTTTCTTATGGTTTTAGCACCACCTGCACCTCACTCACCTTTTACACCGGCAATGAGACATATTGACAAATATAAAGGTGTAAAAGCTAAAAGAACACCTAACTTTAATACACAAACACAAGTG GATAAGCATTGGCTAGTACAAAGGGGACCATCTCCACTTCCTGATGATCTGTTGCCTACATTAGATGATATATATAGAAGAAGATGGGAAACATTGTTGGCTGTTGATGAACTTGTCAAAAATGTATACCAAATTTTGAAActgcagaatcttctgaataatACTTACATTATATTTACATCTGATAATGGATATCATATtg GTCAGTTCAGTATGCCTATAGATAAACGTCAACCATATGAAACAGATATTAGGGTACCATTATTGGTACGAGGTCCAGGAATTGAACCATCAAAAATCTCTGCACCTGTCAGTAGTGTTGATTTATTTGATACAATTCTAGAAATAGCTGGCATACGACGTCCGTCAGATGGGACTTCTattttaaaaaaaataatgCCAGAAGATAGAACTCTTTTAGTAGAATATAGGGGAGAAAAGTCTAGAAATATTCCATCGTCAGGTTGTCCGACTGATTATGACGCGAATGTTGCA TTATGCGCAAAAGACATGGCGTGCAAATGTCAAGATGCTGTAAATAATACTTTCAGTTGTATACGACGCGTATCTGCAGacttcaataatattttttgcatTTTTGAAGACAACAAG CATTACATTGAAGCATATAATGTAACTATAGATCAATATCAAATGGAAAATATTGGATACAGTATGAAGCGTCATCATAGATATAGATTTAGGAAAAATCTTAAGAAAATGAGCGTTTGTAAAAATGAAGAATGTATCGTGACAAATAtggaaaatatatatgtataa